The Ignavibacteriales bacterium genome contains the following window.
ACATTGAAACAGGATGGTTGGACAGGATATCTTCCGGTGGGTGGCGGACTTCAGGTTCGACTTAACGATTTGGCAGTACTGGAAATGAGTGCTGGTTATAATTACACTTTCAGCGATAATTTAAACGCTGTTAAATACGATAGAAAAGATGCATATTGGGGAGCTTTATTCGGTATCACGGCATCGGGTGAATGTGGTGATGCTGATGCCGATAAAGATGGTCTGACGAATCAAGAAGAAGAAGAATTAAATACTGACCCGAAAAACCCCGATTCAGATAATGATGGATTGAGTGATGGTGATGAAGTTAAGAAGTATAAAACAGATCCACTTAATGATGATACGGATAAAGACGGGCTAAAAGATGGCGACGAAGTCAACAAATATAAAACTCATCCTGCGAATGCCGATACTGACGGCGATGGATTGAAAGATGGCGAAGAAATTCAAAAATATTTTACCGACGCACTCAAAGCCGACTCAGATGATGATGGTTTGAATGATAAGGATGAAATAATATCGCATAAAACCAATCCCACTATGAGTGACACTGATGCTGACGGATTAAAAGATGGTGAGGAGGTTACTCGATATAAAACCAATCCTCTGAATATTGATACTGATGGTGGAAGTGTGAATGATGGTAAAGAAATTGCCAATAATACAAATCCGCTTGATCCTGCAGATGATGTTCCAAAGAAAAAGGAAGAAATAAAAGTTGAAGTTGGTAAAGCAATAGTACTGGAGGGAATTGTATTTAAAACCGGCAGCGCAGAAATCAGTCCTGAATCTGATGCGATACTGGCAATTGCCTTCAATACGCTGGAACAAAATCCTGAGATTGAGGTTGAAATCCAGGGACATACAGATAATTCGGGGAAACGCGTTTCAAATATGAAGTTATCCCAGCGCCGTGCTGAATCTGTCAAAGGAAACCTGGTTAACAGAGGAATAGCAGCGGCAAGAATATCCACTAAGGGATTTGGCCCCGATAAACCGATTGCACCGAATACAACACCGGAGGGTAAACAAAAAAATCGCCGCATCGAATTTTTTAGGATTAAATAAATCAATTCTTACCTGTGCCTTTGTATGCGGCAAAGGCACAGGTATCTCAAATATTTTGAAGGAATAAATAATGAAGATAAATCTATTATTGTTTGTAATGTTAATTAGTGTAGTATCAGTCTCGGCTCAAGAAGTCGCAAAACAACCACCTCCACCGGAATATGGTTGGAAGCATGGTATGGTTGCAGGATTAACCTTGACTCAAGTAGCGTTCACCGACTGGGCTCAAGGTGGAGAAAATGCTCTTTCGTACACTTTAAGCGTTGATGGTAAATCAACATTAGAAGAAGAAGTTTCGAATTGGGCAAATACTTATAAATTTGCTTTCGGACAGACACGCTTGGGCGGTCAAAAGTTAAGAAAGACCGATGATATTATCGATCTCTCTTCTGTGTACACATATAAACTCGGCACGCTTATAAATCCGTACGCATCGGCAACACTCAAAACTCAATTCGCGTATGGATATATATATCCAAGACCTGATACATCGGTTGAGGTCTCTGCGATATTTGATCCGGCGTATTTAACCCAAAGCGCGGGTGTTGGATATCAACCAATCAAAGAAATTAAAACAAGACTTGGCGTGGGATTGCGTGAAGTTATAACTTCTAAATTTTCTAAATATTATACCGACGATCCGAAAACCGATAAACTTGAAAAGACTACAATCGACGGTGGTATGGAATCGGTAACAGAAGTAGAATGGCAATTGGAAGATAATATCTTATTCACTTCTAAACTAGAACTTTTCGCTCCGTTCAAAACTTTGGATGAAATTATTGTCAGGAATAATAGTTCTGTAACGGCTAAGGTAAGTAAATACATCACTACCATTCTGAATGTTCAGTTAATTAATGAGAGAAAAGTAACCCCCCGGACTCAAGTTAAAGAAACGATTGCTCTGGGATTGAGTTATACCATATTTTGAATGAAAATTCAAAAATTGTGAATTTCAACTAATATTATTATATTGGAACAAGTTTGAATAATTATCTATAGGAATAGAAGTAAATGGCACAACATCTATCAGCAGAGCGACAGGCGCGAAAAGCATTAAAAAACCGTGTAAGGAACCGTGCTTATGCGGCAAAAATGAAAACTGCTATCAAGCGTGTTCGAGATGCAAAGGCAAAAGAAACAGCCACTGCCGAATTGAAGAAAGCGGTTAAAATGCTCGATCAAATGGCGGCAAAAGGTCTTATCCATTCGAATAACGCATCAAATAAGAAATCCAGCTTAACTAAATTTGTGAATAGTTTAAAGTGAATTTAATTCAAAGTTGTATTAATAAAAAACCCCGAAAATTCGGGGTTTTTTATTTCCAGGTCAATCCTGTTCCGATCTTGTCTTTGATAATTCTTCCTCCAGTTCGCGTATCCTAATCGAAATCTCATCTTTCTGGGTTGGGCGTATTTTTATTAGAAGGGAGTATGTTTCAATCGCTTCCCTGTACTCACCCTGCGCTGCATAGATTTCCGCTAATGTTTTACTGATAATCGGTCGGGTATGATCGCGGATATTTTTATTTGTATCTTCTGCAACCTGTATAGTTTTGTCTGCATCAATTATATCCAACTCATTGATGTTGACCTCATCAATCTTTTCGATAGAGTCTGTTTGAGGAGTTAGAATATTTTCCGAATCGCCATGTAATGTCTCTTCAACAGAAATTGATTCGGGTGGAGGAGGAAATTCCAAAGCAATTTCTGCCGTTGTTAAATCTACTTCGTCATTTGTACCGCGAACATTTTCATTCTCGAAAATATCCCCCGTTAAACGTGAATTGATTGCATTACCGCTAACCTCATCGGGTGGTTCGCTAATAAATACACCATCCGGATGCAATTTATTGGTAGTTTCAAATTGTTCAACCGGTGAAGAATCTAAGACCGGTTCTGATTTTTCGATCTCCTGTAATTCTTCGATTCCAGCTATCGACTCTGTTTGTGAAATATTTTGAACTTCTTTTAACGTTTCTTCATCAACATTGAGTTCTGATGATACTTGAAGAATCGGTTTGCTATTTTGTACTTCTGTTTCATCTATAACGTCGATATCATTCTGTGTGCTCACAATTTCTTCAGATCGATTTTCTGAGATGTCGGTAGATGATGACTGAGTTTCGTCGCTTATAAAATCAGGTGAAGTAATAACCTCTGCCGATTCCAACCGGTAACATAATTCCAAAATCAATTGTGCAGTCGAATAGTTTGGATAAAGTCCGAGACCTTTCGCGCACAGTTGTTTGGCCTCTTCAACTCTGTTCTGATTTAAATATTCGTATGCGAGTCGGGCAAAAAGCGGGGAAAACGGCTGGCGGTGCAGCCGTTGTTCAAGTTGTTCTAAGGTCAAGTTAGTCGGTTCGTCGTTCAAGATTAATAATTATTTTGATGTCTCTAATTTCCGCGCCATCCACGCATGCCGAATCGACAACCACGCAACAAGACCGAAACCCATCGTAAACAAGAGCTGGAATGGGACGGCAGCCAGTTCGAGATAATAAATAGAAGATGCAACCCCAAACAAACAATAAAGGGCAAGAGCCGATTCTATAATCACGGTGTAATTGAATTTTTTAAGCACATATTTTTTGTCGAGCCAGGCATCTTTTTTATCGATCACTTTGTATTTCGGAGTTCTCACGAATTCCGATTTTTTCTTTATCAATCCTTCTATGACTGCTTTCGTGTTATTGACCGCAAAACCCATACTTCCTGCCATGAAGAGGGGAAATAATAGCATTCGTCTTTGCCAGTCTTTATAAACATCCTTTTGAGAATAAAGATAAAACAGGAATGAACCGATGAACGCAAAAACGAAAACAGCCATGACGGAAAAATATGTTTCGTAACCACCCTGGTGTTTAATAAAAATAAGCGGAACATTCAAAATTCCCGCAATCAGGATAAACGGGAATACTATGTTGTTCGAGAGATGAAATGTCGCGTGAATTTTCTTTTCCAAAGGAAGGTCGGATTTCCAAACTTTTGGAAGTATTTTCCGCGCAGTTTCAATAGCACCTTTTGTCCAACGGAATTGCTGCGACTTGAGCGCGTTAATTTCGGATGGCAATTCTGCCGGCGATGTAACATCATTTAAGAATTTAAATTTCCATCCTTTCAACTGTGCACGGTAACTTAAATCCAAATCTTCGGTCAATGTGTCGGCTTCCCAATTTCCCGCATCGAAGATACATTCTTTTCTCCAGATTCCGCCTGTGCCGTTAAAGTTGATAAAGAAGCCTGCTTTGTTCCGGACGTTTTGCTCTATAACGAAATGTCCGTCAAGCGCCATTGCCTGAACACGTGTTAAGAAAGAGTATTCACTGTTGAGATGTTCCCAGCGGGTTTGAACTAAACCGATTTTGGGTTCGCGGAAGTAGGGCAGTGTCTTCATTAGAAAATCTGTGTGCGGAATGAAATCGGCATCGAAGATGGCAACGAATTCGCCGCGCGTGCTTTTCAAACCTTCTTTGAGAGCGCCTGCTTTATATCCTTCACGTGAACTTCGGCGGATATGGTGAATATCGTAACCGTTATTTTTATACCGCTCAACAATACCTGACAACAGTGAAGTGGTTTCATCCGTTGAATCGTCTAATACTTGGATTTCTAATTTATCTTTCGGATAATCGATGAGACAAACAGAATCGATCAACCGTTCTACAACATAATATTCATTGTACAGCGGGAGTTGAATAGTCACTACCGGGAATTCCGTCAGATCGCTAACCGGTTCATGTTTTTTATTCCGATGTTTCAGATAATAATAGATCATAACGAATCCGCTCGATCCGAATACGAACAATATTGTTAACGATATGAAATAAGAGTAAATAATATAATCTTGCATTTAAACGATAACCTCAATTATTAATTTAATTTTGTATAACACTTTAATTGTTACCATCCCGACACCGTATTTAACAGAATATCTTCGGTCAGCTTATCGATTGCTTCATCGATGGCTTTATTTCTCAGGGCCGGATCAGCACTGAGTTCATATTCGCTCCAACTGCTTAGTTGTTTATCATAGAGCTTCTTTTTTAATTTCAGATCTTGGAAGGTCACTTTAACATTAATAGTCAACCTTGTTTTCGAAACAATTTCACCTTTTGTTACTACCTGCGGTTGAGAATTCATTGAAGTAATGATTCCCTCAATAATAGAATCTGAATTAGTTTTATCAGCAATCTGAAAACTGTTGTCTTGCCGAAATTTTTCAATCAACTTATTCGTCAATTTTTCGCGTAAACCCGGTTCACCGGATCCGCTCTGATCGTCGAAGAGAGGAAGCGCGATAGTTTGCAAGTGCGGAGGCACTGAAGCGCCGGTAAAAGAATAGCAACCGGTGAATATAAATATCGGTATAACGATTATAAAAAACAGAAAACGCATATCACATGTCGAGATTGTATTCTTTAATTTTCCGGTACAAAGTTCGTTCGCTAATGCTGAGTGCGCGTGATGCCATGCGTCTGTTGCCTTTAAATCTTTCGAGCGCGCTTATGATTGCCCGCTTTTCAACTAACGGTACCGGCTCTACCGTTGAATTCTCATCAATCCCTGACGTATCGAATGACGCTTCAACATAATGCGGTTCCACACGTGAGCCGTTCTGGTTCAACAGCAGGTGCTTCATTTCATTGATATCGGCTTTCATTTCAAGAAGTGCGCGCAATATTAACTCACGCTCCGCCTGATCGGGACTCTTGTGCGTGTAGACCGGCAAATTTCTACCGTTACTTTCAAATGAATTTTTTATGAAATTTTTAAGATCATTAACGTCAATCAGTTTTCCACCTTTAATCACGATTAAACTTTCTATAATATTTCTCAATTCCCTGACATTGCCGGGCCAGTGATAATTTTTCATCAGCACCATTGCTTCGGGAGAAAATCCTTCGAAATTAATTTTATTCTTTTCGCTTATCTGCCGGGCAAATTCGGTTGCGAAATCAGGAATGTCATCCCGACGCTCACGCAGAGGTGGAATTTTGATGTTAATAGATCGGAGACGAAAATATAAATCGGGGCGGAATCTGGCGTTACTGACTTCCGACTCCAGATCTTTGTTTGTAGCGGCAATGATCCTAACATCCACTTTGCGTGTTGTTGATGATCCTACGCGCATATATTCACGGCTCTCAAGAATGCGTAAAAATTTTACCTGTGTCGCAATTGGAAGTTCACCAATCTCATCGAGGAATAATGTGCTGCCATCCGCTAACTCGAAATAACCTTTTCTCGAATCGCTCGCTCCTGTGAAAGCGCCACGTTCATGTCCGAATAATTCACTTTCTATTATTCCTTCCGGTATCGCTCCGGCATTAACGGAGATCATCGGCTTGGAACTGCGTTTACTCATCTCGTGAATGAGTTTCGCTATAACTTCTTTGCCTACACCACTCTCACCCGTGATCAGCACCGTTATATCGGTTGGGGCGACTTGTTTGACGACGCTGAGAATTTCTTTCATCTCAACGGAGTTGCCAATTACACTATTTTCGTTTTTAGCACCGTCCACTGATTAATATCTCTCTACGATCATCGATTCGATTTTATATTTCGATTTTATTTCTTTTACAATTTCTCTTGCTTCTTCCATCGTTCTATAACTTCCAACCCAAACAAGGAATAAATTCTTACCGTTACGGACTTTATTTACAACTTCAACAGAATATCCAAGGTCGTCAAAAAACTTTCTTTGCTTATTGGCGTTTGCATTCGTAGAGTATGCTCCTGCTTGTACGGTAAATTCACTTTTTTGAACTATACTTCTTTCTTCCGTTTTGATTTCCGGTTCTTTGATTGCCACATCTTCTTGTTTTATTTTCGTGGGAGGTTCTTCTTCTTTCGTGACCACTTCGATTGTGTCACTTGACCCCGCGGGGGGTGGTGCGATTTCCTTATTAGGTAGATTAACTTTTTTTTCTTCGATGATAGGAATATTTTCATCGGGTTTACCGGTTACATATTGAGAATTGGGATATTCTTTTTTCAACTGCTGTAATTTTAACTCGGCAGTGCGGTATAATCCGAGTGAATAATAATATTGATATGTTCTGTAAAGCGCGTCGTCAGCCCATTCACTTTTCGGGAAGTTGTCAATTACTCCTTGATAAAATTTAACAGCTTCTATACCATCTGTTGCTAACCGTCCCTGAAGATAAAGTGCGGCGGCATTGTTCGGATATCTTGCTACGAGATTCGGTAGGTCTTTACGAACTTCGGCAGACAAACCTTTATCGATCTTTTCCAATGCCGAATTTAATTCCGCGTCATCGCTTTGAGCGATCAGCCCTGTGGGTATTAGAATCGTTAATAGAATCACCAGACGCAATGTTTGTTGAATCAAATTAATCATATTGTAGCTCCCAAATGATTATGATGAATTGTTCCGAATAGTGTTGCTGAGTTTGATCGGTTAATTTTCACTTTAACGTATTCACCCGGAACATGATTTTCTTTTGGGAAAATAACCATCTTATTACCATCGGTTCTTCCCTGTAATTCGGAGGAGGATTTTTTACTGTTTCCCTCAATTAAAACGTCTAAAACCTTACCGATTGTAGTTTGATTTCGCTCGGCAGAAATTTTATTCTGAAATGTAACTATCTCGTCGATTCTGCGCGATTTAATTTCTTCCGTAATATCATCTTCCATCTTCCATGCAGGTGTATTTTCGCGGGCAGAATATTTGAACATATATGCGCCGTCGTATTGAATCTCTTCGAGCATTCGCATTGTCATTTTATGGTCGTTTTCGGTTTCAGTCGGGAAGCCGCTTATGATATCGGTTGTCAGGCAAACTTCAGGCATTGCGGTTTTTATTTTTAAGATGAGTTGGCGGTAATGGTTTGATGTATACTCTCTTTTCATCAAATCAAGAATTCTGTCTGAGCCGGACTGAACGGGCAAATGAATATATTTGCAGATATTTTCATTCCCGGCTATTGTGTGAATAAGTTTATCAGACATATCTTGCGGATGTGAAGTCATAAATCGAATTCGAATCGTTCTATCAACTTCCGCGACTGCTTTCATGAGGTCTGCAAAATCTTTTCCATCATGATTGTATGAATTTACATTCTGACCTAAAAGCGTAACATCTTTAAAGCCGCGTTTAGCAAGTTCTTCAACCTCATTGATGATATTAAAATAATTTCTGCTTCGTTCTCTGCCGCGAGTGAATGGCACAACGCAAAACGAACAAAATTTATTACAACCGCGCATTACCGAAATCCACGCGCTTATTCCATTTGTTCTTAGCGGAGTAATATCGTCGTATGTTTCTACACGCGATAATTGTACTGCAATACCTTTTTCACCCTGCCACGCCTGATTCAGAAGTGAAGGGAGTTTGCGGTATTCATCCGGACCAACAATCACATCAACAATTTGTCCGACACCTTTAGCTTCTTCAGTATTCAATTTAGAACGAAGTCGCTCTGCCATACATCCTAAAACACCGACAAGCACTTCAGGTTTCTTAGCTTTTGCTGCTTTAAACTCGCCTAGGCGTCCGTATACTCTTTGCTCCGCATTTTCACGAACGCTGCAAGTGTTCACCATGACCACGTCGGCATCTTCCATCTTTTCAGTCAAGCTGAAGTTGTTGTCATCGAGCATGCCGAGTACCAACTCGGAGTCTGCCAGATTCATCTGACAGCCGTATGTTTCTAAATAAATTTTTTTTGGTTTGTTTTGCAAAAGCTTTTTGTCAATGTTTTTATGATGAATCCATCAATATTATCGAATATTAGTCTAAATTGATGGGAAAGCTGGGTTTTATTGATTGTAAATTTACTGAAATTATGGCAGACAATCAAGAGTTGAGTGTCATATTAATGGAATTTAATATCGTCTGACATAAAGTCAGTTTGGTGATTCGCACTCCCCAAAATTTTAAAATCGATGTTTTAAATTCGTATTTCGGATTTGTTTAGAGTTTCGATATTCGTAATAAAGATTTTGATATGTAATTGTAGGAATGTGCAATTATA
Protein-coding sequences here:
- a CDS encoding SPOR domain-containing protein, with the translated sequence MINLIQQTLRLVILLTILIPTGLIAQSDDAELNSALEKIDKGLSAEVRKDLPNLVARYPNNAAALYLQGRLATDGIEAVKFYQGVIDNFPKSEWADDALYRTYQYYYSLGLYRTAELKLQQLKKEYPNSQYVTGKPDENIPIIEEKKVNLPNKEIAPPPAGSSDTIEVVTKEEEPPTKIKQEDVAIKEPEIKTEERSIVQKSEFTVQAGAYSTNANANKQRKFFDDLGYSVEVVNKVRNGKNLFLVWVGSYRTMEEAREIVKEIKSKYKIESMIVERY
- a CDS encoding OmpA family protein, which gives rise to MIRLYMFVVLAIFMIANTGISQMQRTGWSNGVGIGAVFGETEIRDRVANYHARTFVRYGFSNALQTELGISLAEIQGEDYLTRIVPIDLRLVFSPFDFEIWNPFIYGGAGLLNFKVKHAPSYADLTLKQDGWTGYLPVGGGLQVRLNDLAVLEMSAGYNYTFSDNLNAVKYDRKDAYWGALFGITASGECGDADADKDGLTNQEEEELNTDPKNPDSDNDGLSDGDEVKKYKTDPLNDDTDKDGLKDGDEVNKYKTHPANADTDGDGLKDGEEIQKYFTDALKADSDDDGLNDKDEIISHKTNPTMSDTDADGLKDGEEVTRYKTNPLNIDTDGGSVNDGKEIANNTNPLDPADDVPKKKEEIKVEVGKAIVLEGIVFKTGSAEISPESDAILAIAFNTLEQNPEIEVEIQGHTDNSGKRVSNMKLSQRRAESVKGNLVNRGIAAARISTKGFGPDKPIAPNTTPEGKQKNRRIEFFRIK
- a CDS encoding glycosyltransferase, which gives rise to MQDYIIYSYFISLTILFVFGSSGFVMIYYYLKHRNKKHEPVSDLTEFPVVTIQLPLYNEYYVVERLIDSVCLIDYPKDKLEIQVLDDSTDETTSLLSGIVERYKNNGYDIHHIRRSSREGYKAGALKEGLKSTRGEFVAIFDADFIPHTDFLMKTLPYFREPKIGLVQTRWEHLNSEYSFLTRVQAMALDGHFVIEQNVRNKAGFFINFNGTGGIWRKECIFDAGNWEADTLTEDLDLSYRAQLKGWKFKFLNDVTSPAELPSEINALKSQQFRWTKGAIETARKILPKVWKSDLPLEKKIHATFHLSNNIVFPFILIAGILNVPLIFIKHQGGYETYFSVMAVFVFAFIGSFLFYLYSQKDVYKDWQRRMLLFPLFMAGSMGFAVNNTKAVIEGLIKKKSEFVRTPKYKVIDKKDAWLDKKYVLKKFNYTVIIESALALYCLFGVASSIYYLELAAVPFQLLFTMGFGLVAWLSIRHAWMARKLETSK
- a CDS encoding sigma-54-dependent Fis family transcriptional regulator, translating into MKEILSVVKQVAPTDITVLITGESGVGKEVIAKLIHEMSKRSSKPMISVNAGAIPEGIIESELFGHERGAFTGASDSRKGYFELADGSTLFLDEIGELPIATQVKFLRILESREYMRVGSSTTRKVDVRIIAATNKDLESEVSNARFRPDLYFRLRSINIKIPPLRERRDDIPDFATEFARQISEKNKINFEGFSPEAMVLMKNYHWPGNVRELRNIIESLIVIKGGKLIDVNDLKNFIKNSFESNGRNLPVYTHKSPDQAERELILRALLEMKADINEMKHLLLNQNGSRVEPHYVEASFDTSGIDENSTVEPVPLVEKRAIISALERFKGNRRMASRALSISERTLYRKIKEYNLDM
- a CDS encoding DUF3078 domain-containing protein produces the protein MKINLLLFVMLISVVSVSAQEVAKQPPPPEYGWKHGMVAGLTLTQVAFTDWAQGGENALSYTLSVDGKSTLEEEVSNWANTYKFAFGQTRLGGQKLRKTDDIIDLSSVYTYKLGTLINPYASATLKTQFAYGYIYPRPDTSVEVSAIFDPAYLTQSAGVGYQPIKEIKTRLGVGLREVITSKFSKYYTDDPKTDKLEKTTIDGGMESVTEVEWQLEDNILFTSKLELFAPFKTLDEIIVRNNSSVTAKVSKYITTILNVQLINERKVTPRTQVKETIALGLSYTIF
- the miaB gene encoding tRNA (N6-isopentenyl adenosine(37)-C2)-methylthiotransferase MiaB, with amino-acid sequence MNLADSELVLGMLDDNNFSLTEKMEDADVVMVNTCSVRENAEQRVYGRLGEFKAAKAKKPEVLVGVLGCMAERLRSKLNTEEAKGVGQIVDVIVGPDEYRKLPSLLNQAWQGEKGIAVQLSRVETYDDITPLRTNGISAWISVMRGCNKFCSFCVVPFTRGRERSRNYFNIINEVEELAKRGFKDVTLLGQNVNSYNHDGKDFADLMKAVAEVDRTIRIRFMTSHPQDMSDKLIHTIAGNENICKYIHLPVQSGSDRILDLMKREYTSNHYRQLILKIKTAMPEVCLTTDIISGFPTETENDHKMTMRMLEEIQYDGAYMFKYSARENTPAWKMEDDITEEIKSRRIDEIVTFQNKISAERNQTTIGKVLDVLIEGNSKKSSSELQGRTDGNKMVIFPKENHVPGEYVKVKINRSNSATLFGTIHHNHLGATI
- a CDS encoding LptE family protein produces the protein MRFLFFIIVIPIFIFTGCYSFTGASVPPHLQTIALPLFDDQSGSGEPGLREKLTNKLIEKFRQDNSFQIADKTNSDSIIEGIITSMNSQPQVVTKGEIVSKTRLTINVKVTFQDLKLKKKLYDKQLSSWSEYELSADPALRNKAIDEAIDKLTEDILLNTVSGW
- the rpsT gene encoding 30S ribosomal protein S20 — translated: MAQHLSAERQARKALKNRVRNRAYAAKMKTAIKRVRDAKAKETATAELKKAVKMLDQMAAKGLIHSNNASNKKSSLTKFVNSLK